A part of Rhopalosiphum maidis isolate BTI-1 chromosome 3, ASM367621v3, whole genome shotgun sequence genomic DNA contains:
- the LOC113558908 gene encoding uncharacterized protein LOC113558908 translates to MYWSACEVIHENIVLWIISSKEISINESQLSCMRSLRGFDNKYILSNCRLAKLSGGNKVLRVTQHSMDQKEIQSMEGNDDSALVAPEKTDMPGNMVKSSTSAQTMQKEPEPLPNKSNINSDTVKKEDAIISVVTTTTIANPIVINATRPKKDIIPTKSLDLEDQRKDAEHILNFNKEKNVLNDLELTKNLVIRSIDDFIFDLKNYDKMELKTSHRPEVQKTHREGVRMNATALRREMHIKNKDIISTKSHDTEDQREEMELVPENFESVFNLMQPLDKNNKEKNILNDLEQTNDMVISPKDSIISDLINKDKVEVKTSQRPSVKKTHREGVRMNATALRREMHIKNRQQKNNENPDKNVHTF, encoded by the exons atgtattggaGTGCATGTGAAGTAATTCATGAAAATATAGTGTTATGGATAATTTCTTCAAAAGAAATTTCAATCAATGAATCACAA TTATCTTGTATGCGATCTCTAAGAGGatttgataataagtatatactgtCAAATTGTCGATTGGCAAAATTATCCGGGGGGAACAAAGTGCTACGCGTGACCCAGCATTCAATGGACCAAAAAGAAATCCAGTCGATGGAAGGAAATGACGATAGTGCATTAGTAGCACCAGAAAAAACGGATATGCCTGGTAACATGGTCAAATCAAGTACATCTGCGCAAACAATGCAAAAAGAACCGGAACCGTTACCTAATAAAAGCAATATTAATAGTGATACGGTCAAAAAAGAAGATGCGATTATTTCGGTAGTCACTACCACTACAATAGCTAATCCGATAGTGATAAACGCAACTCGGCctaaaaaagatataatacctacaaaatCACTTGATTTGGAAGATCAACGTAAAGATGCGGAGCACATTTTGAACTTTAACAAAGAGAAAAACGTACTAAATGATTTGGAACTTACAAAGAATTTAGTTATAAG ATCCATCGACGACTTTAtattcgatttaaaaaattacgataAAATGGAATTAAAAACCTCTCACCGGCCGGAGGTTCAGAAAACCCATAGGGAAGGCGTTCGAATGAATGCTACAGCTTTAAGAAGAGAAatgcatattaaaaacaaagatataatatctacaaaatCACATGATACGGAGGATCAACGTGAAGAAATGGAGTTGGTACCTGAGAATTTTGAATCGGTTTTTAATCTAATGCAacctttagataaaaataataaagagaaAAACATACTAAATGATTTGGAACAGACAAATGATATGGTTATAAG CCCCAAAGACAGTATTATATCCGATTTGATAAACAAAGATAAAGTGGAGGTTAAAACATCTCAACGGCCATCTGTAAAGAAAACCCACAGAGAAGGAGTTCGAATGAATGCCACAGCTTTAAGAAGAGAAATGCATATTAAAAAcagacaacaaaaaaataatgagaacCCAGATAAAAATgtgcatacattttaa
- the LOC113559069 gene encoding carbonic anhydrase 7-like, whose product MSIRNIGMTCNVDAEYSGPRPSLSGSILQYPYEFSSFHFHWGTKHDNGSEHRRMGKCSPMEIHLVFYNISYSNTSEAFNAQDGKLILTYMCKV is encoded by the exons atgtctattagAAATATAGGAATGAcat gtAATGTTGATGCCGAATATTCCGGACCAAGACCTTCGTTGAGTGGTTCTATATTACAGTATCCATACGAGTTTTCaagttttcattttcattggGGCACTAAACATGATAATGGTAGTGAACATCGTAGAATGGGAAAATG ttCCCCTATGGAAATACACTTGGTGTTCTATAATATCAGCTACTCAAATACTTCCGAAGCCTTTAACGCTCAAgatggtaaattaatattgacgtACATGTGTAAAGTATGA